Proteins from a genomic interval of Papaver somniferum cultivar HN1 chromosome 4, ASM357369v1, whole genome shotgun sequence:
- the LOC113274573 gene encoding enoyl-CoA delta isomerase 2, peroxisomal-like, with protein sequence MCSLEKSGNIFILTSTGDDEHRLNPMLIESIRNALKQVRTNAKPGSVLVTTAQGKFFSNGFDFKYAAAAGSATGSYDRLSGISDSFKFVVADLLSLPMPTVAVVSGHAVAAGFLLALSHDYVLMRKYKGVLYMSELNIGLNVPDYFMAFLKSKIPSSRVRRDVLLQSMKVTAEKAVEMGIIDFAYDTVEETKEDAMKLAVKLGSNKWNGEAYADIRMNSFPEICEFLRLVANFKSEFVVDIKSALLSKL encoded by the coding sequence ATGTGCAGTTTAGAGAAGAGTGGGAACATTTTCATTCTAACTTCAACTGGTGACGACGAACACCGGTTAAATCCGATGTTAATAGAATCAATCCGAAACGCACTTAAACAAGTTCGCACTAACGCAAAACCTGGTTCAGTTTTGGTCACAACAGCACAAGGCAAATTCTTCTCCAACGGCTTTGATTTTAAATACGCTGCAGCTGCTGGATCCGCCACCGGGTCTTATGATCGGCTTAGTGGGATTTCAGATAGTTTCAAATTCGTCGTTGCTGATCTGCTCTCGCTTCCAATGCCAACTGTGGCTGTTGTTTCAGGTCATGCTGTTGCAGCTGGATTCCTTCTTGCATTAAGCCATGATTATGTATTGATGAGGAAATACAAAGGGGTTTTGTATATGAGTGAGTTGAATATTGGGCTAAACGTTCCTGATTATTTCATGGCTTTTTTGAAATCAAAGATTCCGTCTTCGAGGGTACGAAGAGATGTTTTGCTTCAGTCTATGAAAGTTACAGCGGAAAAAGCTGTGGAGATGGGGATTATAGATTTTGCTTATGATACTGTTGAGGAAACAAAAGAAGATGCTATGAAATTGGCAGTGAAATTGGGATCCAATAAATGGAATGGTGAAGCTTATGCTGATATCAGGATGAATTCATTTCCTGAAATTTGTGAATTCTTACGGCTTGTTGCCAATTTCAAGTCAGAGTTTGTTGTGGATATCAAATCCGCTTTATTATCTAAGCTTTGA